The Horticoccus luteus DNA window CGCTCGCCTCGTCCGTGCTGCCGCCCACGTAAAGCAAGGCGTCCGCCCGCGTCTTCGACAACGCATTCCACGTGCCCTTGTAGTCTGACCGATTGCTCATAAATAAAGTTAAACGTTACCCCGGCGAGGAGATGAAAGTGCGTCCTGAACTGCGGACGAACCGGCGGCTTGGCAACTGCGTTCGCCGCGCCATTCCTGCTCCGTCTGTTACGCGCCGCTCCGGTTGTTTTTCGCCAGCACGCCCGCGATCAGCGCGAGCACCGCCGCCCGCCCCGTCCCCGACTTCGCCGAACTCACGACAAACTCCGGCGGCACCTCCTGCCACTCCGCCACCGCCCGCAGAAACACATTCACGTTTTCCTGCGTCCTGGTCGCCGACTGCTTGTCGGCTTTCGTGAACACCAGCGCATACGAGACCCGGCAGCCGCCGATCCAGCGCAAGAAATCCAGATCGATCCGCTGCGGCGGCAAACGCGAATCGATGAGCACCAGCACCAACTGCAACTGCCGCCGCTGCCCGATGAAATCCGCCACCGCCTCGTTGAACTCCAACCGCCGCTGCTTGCCGACTTCCGCGTAACCGTAGCCCGGCAGATCGACCAGCGCCCACGCGCGATTGATCACGAAGAAATTGATCAACTTCGTCTTGCCCGGCGTATCGGACACCTTCGCCAGATCCCGCCGCTCCGTCAGCGCATTGATCAGCGATGATTTGCCGACATTCGACCGCCCGATCATCGCGAATTCCGGCAACGCCCATTCCGGACAACCCCGCAGGTTGGGCGCACTGACTTCAAACTCCGCCGATTTGATCTTCATAAATTAAACGCCTCCCGCCGCCGCTCACGCGCCCGGCTCGTCTGCCGCCGAATCGCTCGCCGCCGCGTTGTCCTCCGCCGGTTCGCCGCGCGCCAGCGCCTCGCGAAACTTGTCCTTCTTGCTCTTGCGCCGACCCTTCACGCCGCCGGTCCCGCTCGGCGCCGCCGCGGCCAGCTCCACCGGCTCAAACCCCGCGATCTGCTCCCGCGCAATTGCCAGCCGCTGCCGTTTCTCGATCAACCGGAAATGCGGAAACGTCGCCGCGCTCACGAAGCTCACCGCCACCCCGCGCTCGCCCGCCCGACCCGTGCGACCGATGCGATGCGTGTAATCCGTCGGCGACCGCGGCAGATCGTAGTTCACCACCACCGGCAGTTGCGCGATATCGAGTCCGCGGGCCGCCAGATCGGTCGCCACCAGCACGTGCAATTTTCCCGCCTTGAAATCCGCCAGCGCCAGAGTGCGCGCGCCCTGGCTCAACTCCCCGTGCCACGCCGCCGCCGCCAGACCAGCCCGCCGCAATTTTTCCGCCACATGCTCCGTCGCGTATTTCGTCGCAACGAATACCAGCACCCGCGTCCAGCCCTCCGTCTGGATCAAGTGCCGCAACAACTGCGTGCGCCGCGGGGCATCG harbors:
- the yihA gene encoding ribosome biogenesis GTP-binding protein YihA/YsxC, with the protein product MKIKSAEFEVSAPNLRGCPEWALPEFAMIGRSNVGKSSLINALTERRDLAKVSDTPGKTKLINFFVINRAWALVDLPGYGYAEVGKQRRLEFNEAVADFIGQRRQLQLVLVLIDSRLPPQRIDLDFLRWIGGCRVSYALVFTKADKQSATRTQENVNVFLRAVAEWQEVPPEFVVSSAKSGTGRAAVLALIAGVLAKNNRSGA